A single genomic interval of Streptomyces sp. NBC_00663 harbors:
- a CDS encoding helix-hairpin-helix domain-containing protein, which yields MSTEPGPTEETEPNTPEPAEGTAAEAADDAGTDAVTDADGAEPTGAAAETDADADADKATDEATDEATDEASTADGEQGEGTAGGEGAAAAQLSEAEAELAAQKLERERIERRKAEKQGPVEAGAKLSGKAADLLAAVRAVESGAKPVAAVFSEPPAPRRPAPEPVRRPQPVAADAPTAPAAQTVESVRSVLAEGGAPEALVPQVAAGLGEGAAEQLRADPWLLLRVTGVRPEQADGFARALLGEECGPDDERRGRAVTVWLLEQAALAGHTALELPTLVAALGKQGVPDADAAVQNTLAEGEALVFQDALDPRAPEPEGEDEERPVRILVGLERYAMAEESLADGLGRLINSAPKQDGSAEDWEHAAASAPGSAGELIRAVAGHGLVLHTGGEASLAEPAALLRAAERLGLRAWAAAHGPLGRDRFAALATPAEAATVVTVGGLLSGTEGPGRDTDGALDLDLLVVLDAPQLDVETAALLTESLPDGARLLLAGDPAVLWSAGPGRVFADLLAARVCPQVASRLPDPGPLGELVSGIGIGELNQVEAPGKEIVIVPVRDAGEAVHRTVQLVADSVPRAIGVPAEDTQVITPGHGGAAGTRALNTALKERLNPGPGRFGGFDPGDRVVYSPAPGRTLPGHVVKADAEGLHLSCSGESVVVPKDRVEHTVRHGWALTAHQAASGRWPAVVVVLPGDATQSLTRPWVYTAFGRAARHLSVVHGAEQALPKAVAEIQPKPRTTRLPVLLSPQSGQPA from the coding sequence GTGAGCACGGAGCCGGGGCCCACGGAGGAGACCGAGCCGAACACGCCGGAGCCCGCTGAGGGCACCGCGGCCGAAGCGGCCGACGACGCCGGCACGGACGCGGTGACCGACGCGGACGGGGCGGAGCCGACGGGCGCCGCCGCCGAGACCGACGCGGACGCGGACGCTGACAAGGCCACCGACGAAGCCACCGACGAGGCAACCGACGAGGCTTCCACGGCTGACGGCGAGCAGGGTGAGGGCACGGCAGGCGGGGAGGGCGCTGCCGCCGCGCAGTTGTCCGAGGCCGAGGCCGAGCTCGCGGCGCAGAAGCTCGAACGGGAGCGGATCGAGCGGCGCAAGGCCGAGAAGCAGGGGCCCGTCGAGGCGGGGGCGAAGCTCAGCGGGAAGGCCGCCGATCTGCTCGCCGCCGTGCGGGCGGTGGAGAGCGGCGCCAAGCCGGTCGCGGCGGTCTTCAGCGAGCCCCCGGCACCACGCAGGCCCGCCCCGGAACCCGTGCGACGCCCCCAGCCCGTCGCGGCGGACGCACCTACGGCCCCCGCCGCGCAGACCGTCGAGTCCGTGCGGAGCGTACTGGCCGAGGGCGGCGCCCCTGAAGCACTCGTCCCGCAGGTCGCCGCGGGGCTGGGAGAGGGTGCGGCCGAGCAGTTGCGCGCCGATCCCTGGCTGTTGCTGCGCGTCACCGGTGTACGGCCGGAGCAGGCCGACGGGTTCGCGCGGGCGCTGCTCGGCGAAGAGTGCGGCCCGGACGACGAGCGCCGGGGCCGTGCCGTGACCGTCTGGCTCCTGGAGCAGGCCGCGCTGGCCGGGCACACGGCGCTCGAACTGCCCACGCTCGTCGCCGCGCTGGGCAAGCAGGGCGTGCCGGACGCCGACGCCGCCGTGCAGAACACCCTCGCGGAGGGCGAGGCCCTGGTCTTCCAGGACGCCCTCGACCCCCGGGCCCCGGAGCCCGAAGGGGAGGACGAGGAGCGTCCGGTGCGGATCCTGGTCGGTCTGGAGCGGTACGCGATGGCGGAGGAGAGCCTCGCCGACGGCCTGGGCCGGCTGATCAACTCGGCGCCCAAACAGGACGGTTCGGCCGAGGACTGGGAGCATGCCGCCGCCTCCGCGCCGGGCTCGGCCGGTGAGCTGATCCGCGCGGTCGCGGGCCACGGCCTGGTCCTGCACACCGGCGGCGAGGCGTCCCTGGCGGAACCGGCGGCACTGCTGCGAGCCGCGGAGCGCCTCGGCCTGCGCGCCTGGGCGGCGGCCCACGGCCCCCTGGGGCGGGACCGTTTCGCGGCCCTGGCGACCCCGGCCGAGGCGGCCACCGTCGTCACGGTCGGCGGCCTCCTCTCCGGCACCGAGGGCCCCGGCCGGGACACCGACGGCGCCTTGGACCTGGACCTCCTCGTCGTCCTGGACGCACCCCAGCTGGACGTGGAGACGGCGGCGCTGCTCACGGAGTCGTTGCCGGACGGGGCGCGGCTGCTGCTGGCCGGGGATCCGGCGGTGCTGTGGTCGGCGGGGCCCGGCCGGGTCTTCGCCGATCTGCTGGCCGCGCGGGTCTGCCCCCAGGTCGCCTCCCGGCTCCCCGACCCCGGGCCGCTCGGCGAGCTGGTCTCCGGCATCGGCATCGGCGAGCTGAACCAGGTCGAGGCCCCCGGCAAGGAGATCGTGATCGTGCCGGTGCGGGACGCGGGCGAGGCCGTGCACCGGACCGTGCAGCTGGTCGCCGACTCCGTGCCCCGGGCGATCGGCGTCCCCGCCGAGGACACCCAGGTGATCACGCCGGGCCACGGCGGAGCGGCGGGCACCCGCGCCCTCAACACGGCCCTCAAGGAACGCCTCAACCCGGGCCCGGGCCGCTTCGGCGGCTTCGACCCCGGCGACCGCGTCGTCTACTCCCCCGCACCGGGCCGCACCCTGCCGGGCCATGTGGTGAAGGCGGACGCCGAGGGCCTGCACCTGAGCTGCTCGGGCGAGAGCGTCGTCGTCCCGAAAGACCGGGTGGAACACACCGTCCGCCACGGCTGGGCCCTGACCGCACACCAGGCGGCCTCCGGCCGCTGGCCTGCCGTGGTCGTGGTCCTCCCGGGCGACGCCACCCAGTCCCTCACCCGCCCCTGGGTCTACACGGCTTTCGGCAGGGCCGCCCGCCACCTCTCGGTCGTCCACGGCGCGGAACAGGCCCTCCCGAAGGCAGTGGCCGAAATCCAGCCGAAGCCCCGCACAACCCGTCTTCCGGTACTTCTGAGCCCACAGTCAGGCCAGCCCGCCTAA
- a CDS encoding aldo/keto reductase translates to MEQRHLGRTGLRVSRIGLGTLTWGRDTDEHDAADLLKTFWEAGGSLVDTADVYGDGEAEYLLGRLIEGLVPRRDLVISTKAGSVPDPDRRVDGSRGHLLSALDASLARLGTDYVDVWHVHAYDPDTPLEETLQALDLAVGSGRARYAAVSNFCGWQLAKAATWQLAAPGTRTRLAATQLEYSLLQRGVEREVLPAALDLGIGLLPSSPLGRGVLTGKYRGEATPVDSRGASDHLAPFVAPYLDETASRIVDAVQTAADGLAVTPLQVALAWVRDRPGVTAPIVGARNAQQLTAALSVEALSLPDEICRALDDVSAPVHRYPDHDWSTL, encoded by the coding sequence ATGGAGCAGAGGCATCTCGGCCGCACCGGCCTGCGCGTGTCCCGTATCGGACTCGGCACCCTCACGTGGGGCAGGGACACCGACGAGCACGACGCCGCGGACCTCTTGAAGACGTTCTGGGAAGCGGGCGGGAGCCTCGTCGACACGGCGGACGTGTACGGCGACGGGGAGGCGGAGTATCTGCTCGGACGCCTCATAGAAGGGCTGGTCCCGCGCCGGGACCTGGTCATCTCCACCAAGGCGGGCAGCGTCCCGGACCCGGACCGCCGCGTCGACGGCTCGCGCGGCCATCTGCTCTCCGCGCTCGACGCCTCGCTGGCCCGGCTCGGCACCGACTACGTCGACGTGTGGCACGTCCACGCCTACGACCCCGACACCCCGCTGGAGGAGACCCTCCAGGCGCTCGACCTGGCGGTCGGCAGCGGGCGCGCGCGCTATGCCGCCGTCTCCAACTTCTGCGGCTGGCAGCTCGCCAAGGCCGCGACCTGGCAACTGGCGGCACCGGGCACCCGGACCCGGCTGGCCGCCACGCAGCTGGAGTACTCGCTGCTCCAACGGGGCGTGGAGCGCGAGGTGCTGCCCGCCGCGCTGGACCTGGGCATCGGTCTGCTGCCCTCCTCCCCGCTGGGGCGGGGGGTGTTGACGGGCAAGTACCGGGGGGAGGCCACGCCCGTCGACTCGCGGGGCGCCTCCGACCATCTGGCGCCGTTCGTCGCGCCGTACCTCGACGAAACGGCGAGCCGCATCGTGGACGCCGTACAGACCGCGGCCGACGGGCTCGCCGTGACCCCGCTCCAGGTGGCCCTCGCCTGGGTCCGCGACCGGCCCGGGGTGACCGCGCCGATCGTCGGCGCGCGCAACGCGCAGCAGCTCACGGCGGCATTGTCAGTGGAGGCCCTTAGTCTTCCTGACGAGATCTGCCGGGCGCTCGACGACGTGTCGGCGCCCGTGCACCGCTATCCCGATCACGACTGGAGCACGCTGTGA
- a CDS encoding LLM class F420-dependent oxidoreductase: protein MQLGINLGYWGAGMDADNLAVAQEADRLGYAVCWAAEAYGSDAATVLSWVAAQTERIDVGSAIFQIPARQPAMTAMTAATLDSLSGGRFRLGLGVSGPQVSEGWYGVKFDKPLARTREYVEIVRKAMTRERLSYEGTHWTLPLPGGPGKPLKLTVHPEREHIPLYIAAIGPKNLEQTGEIADGALLIFPSAAHLEETTIKYLRAGREKAGKSLEGFDVHPTVPLALGEDKDVATLADTFRPYTALYVGGMGSAKQNFYNQLAQRMGFEAAAAEVQEKYLAGDKQGAAAAIPHDLIDQTTLLGSVDRIADRMKEYAAAGVTSLSLAPAGFTLDERITALRAGAEALERAGLA, encoded by the coding sequence ATGCAGCTCGGCATCAACCTCGGTTACTGGGGCGCCGGAATGGACGCGGACAATCTCGCCGTCGCCCAGGAGGCCGACCGCCTCGGGTACGCCGTGTGCTGGGCCGCCGAGGCCTACGGCTCCGACGCGGCCACCGTGCTCAGCTGGGTCGCGGCGCAGACCGAGCGCATCGATGTCGGCTCGGCCATCTTCCAGATCCCGGCCCGCCAGCCGGCGATGACCGCGATGACCGCCGCCACCCTCGACTCGCTCTCCGGCGGCCGCTTCCGCCTCGGCCTCGGTGTCTCGGGCCCCCAGGTCTCCGAGGGCTGGTACGGCGTCAAGTTCGACAAGCCGCTGGCCCGCACGCGTGAGTACGTGGAGATCGTGCGCAAGGCGATGACCCGCGAGCGGCTGTCGTACGAGGGCACGCACTGGACGCTGCCGCTGCCCGGCGGCCCGGGGAAGCCGCTCAAGCTGACCGTGCACCCGGAGCGCGAGCACATCCCGCTCTACATCGCCGCGATCGGCCCCAAGAACCTGGAGCAGACCGGCGAGATCGCCGACGGCGCCCTGCTGATCTTCCCCTCCGCCGCGCACCTGGAGGAGACCACGATCAAATACCTGCGGGCCGGGCGCGAGAAGGCGGGGAAGAGTCTCGAAGGCTTCGACGTCCACCCGACGGTGCCGCTCGCCCTGGGCGAGGACAAGGACGTGGCGACGCTCGCCGACACCTTCCGCCCCTACACCGCGCTCTACGTCGGCGGCATGGGCAGCGCCAAGCAGAACTTCTACAACCAGCTCGCCCAGCGCATGGGCTTCGAGGCGGCCGCCGCCGAGGTCCAGGAGAAGTACCTCGCGGGCGACAAGCAGGGCGCCGCGGCCGCCATCCCGCACGACCTGATCGACCAGACGACGCTGCTGGGCTCCGTGGACCGCATCGCGGACCGGATGAAGGAGTACGCCGCGGCCGGTGTCACCTCGCTGAGCCTCGCTCCCGCCGGGTTCACGCTCGACGAGCGGATCACCGCGCTGCGCGCCGGGGCCGAGGCCCTGGAGCGGGCCGGGCTCGCGTAA
- a CDS encoding ferritin-like domain-containing protein, which translates to MLSAKSLFTEILDNDDSFRLFCSVAASGESQGGWENARIAALVPESERELAPKITRHGADEDKHGRIFNALMKKRGLDPAPVPPETDYTMLLEQHGIGLAHDKLKADQPLTVRDIVTYLAHSRVTEQRASEQMELLRKHFADHPELGRAVKMISSDEDNHLAYCHEELLRFARAGHGRDIQRILRECALAEIRVYRDVSLAVMAHMGRILGWPRAKAAVLAAGIHAVYAYERAAGWRRMVSLNMPERRDALGGPATAAPEFA; encoded by the coding sequence ATGCTTTCGGCCAAGAGTCTGTTCACCGAGATCCTCGACAACGACGATTCCTTCCGGCTGTTCTGTTCCGTCGCCGCCAGCGGCGAGTCGCAGGGCGGCTGGGAGAACGCCCGCATCGCCGCGCTCGTCCCGGAGAGCGAGCGCGAACTCGCCCCCAAGATCACCCGGCACGGCGCCGACGAGGACAAACACGGCCGGATCTTCAACGCCCTGATGAAGAAGCGCGGCCTCGACCCCGCCCCGGTGCCCCCCGAGACCGACTACACGATGCTCCTGGAGCAGCACGGCATCGGTCTCGCCCACGACAAGCTCAAGGCCGACCAGCCGCTGACCGTGCGGGACATCGTCACCTACCTCGCCCACAGCCGCGTCACCGAGCAGCGCGCCTCCGAGCAGATGGAGCTGCTGCGCAAGCACTTCGCCGACCACCCCGAACTCGGCCGCGCGGTGAAGATGATCTCGAGTGACGAGGACAACCACCTCGCCTACTGCCACGAGGAGTTGCTGCGCTTCGCGCGCGCGGGCCACGGCCGGGACATCCAGCGCATCCTCAGGGAGTGCGCCCTCGCCGAGATCCGCGTCTACCGGGACGTCAGCCTCGCCGTCATGGCCCACATGGGCCGCATCCTGGGCTGGCCGAGGGCCAAGGCGGCGGTCCTGGCCGCGGGCATCCACGCCGTGTACGCCTACGAACGGGCCGCCGGCTGGCGCCGGATGGTGTCCCTGAACATGCCCGAACGACGCGACGCGCTCGGCGGCCCGGCCACCGCGGCCCCCGAGTTCGCCTGA
- the corA gene encoding magnesium/cobalt transporter CorA: MIVDCAVYRDGHRTEGPDDLSDALAEARAAGGFVWIGLHEPSEREFALVTQEFGLHPLAVEDALKAHQRPKLEVYDDSLFLVLKPVVYEPKSDRVSSGEVMLFLGDSFVVTVRHGEGAPLKAVRRRLEQEPDLLHKGPTAVLYAVSDAVVDHYVEVATELQTDLEELEAEVFSPDGGGGSRHTASRIYTFKRQILEFRRATGPLALPLTRLAGIGQFGGSVPFVSEKARPFFRDVNDHLTRVNESVEGLDRLVSDILSAHLAQMSVRQNDDMRKISAWAAMAAIPTMIAGIYGMNFDHMPELHWVWSYPAVVALMAALEVLLYRTFKRRGWL, translated from the coding sequence GTGATCGTGGACTGTGCCGTCTACCGCGACGGGCACCGCACCGAGGGACCCGACGACCTGTCCGACGCCCTCGCCGAGGCCCGGGCCGCGGGCGGGTTCGTCTGGATCGGGCTGCACGAGCCGTCGGAGCGGGAGTTCGCTCTCGTCACCCAGGAGTTCGGGCTGCACCCACTGGCCGTCGAGGACGCCCTGAAGGCCCATCAGCGGCCCAAACTGGAGGTCTACGACGACTCGCTGTTCCTCGTCCTGAAGCCGGTGGTCTACGAGCCCAAGAGCGACCGGGTGTCCAGCGGCGAGGTCATGCTGTTCCTCGGCGACTCCTTCGTGGTGACCGTCCGGCACGGCGAGGGCGCCCCGCTGAAGGCCGTACGGCGCCGTCTGGAGCAGGAGCCGGACCTGCTCCACAAGGGCCCCACAGCGGTCCTCTACGCGGTCTCGGACGCCGTCGTCGACCACTACGTGGAGGTCGCGACCGAGCTCCAGACGGACCTGGAGGAGCTGGAGGCGGAGGTCTTCTCGCCGGACGGGGGCGGCGGCTCGCGGCACACCGCGTCGCGGATCTACACCTTCAAGCGGCAGATCCTGGAGTTCCGCCGGGCGACCGGCCCCCTGGCGCTGCCGCTGACCCGGCTGGCGGGGATCGGCCAGTTCGGCGGCTCGGTGCCGTTCGTCAGCGAGAAGGCGCGGCCCTTCTTCCGTGACGTCAACGACCACCTCACGCGCGTGAACGAGTCCGTGGAGGGCCTGGACCGGCTGGTGTCGGACATCCTGTCGGCGCATCTGGCGCAGATGAGCGTCCGGCAGAACGACGACATGCGGAAGATCTCCGCGTGGGCGGCCATGGCCGCGATCCCCACGATGATCGCGGGGATCTACGGCATGAACTTCGACCACATGCCGGAGCTGCACTGGGTGTGGTCGTATCCGGCGGTGGTCGCGCTGATGGCCGCCCTGGAGGTGCTGCTGTACCGGACGTTCAAGCGCCGGGGCTGGCTCTAG
- a CDS encoding histidine phosphatase family protein: protein MPTLILVRHGRSTANTEGLLAGWTPGVALDERGRTQAAALPQRLAALPLAEIVSSPLQRCQETLQPLLDARPGLTAHTDERIGECHYGDWSGRKLAELGDEPLMEVVQAHPSAAAFPGGESMRAMQTRAAEAVREWNARVERDHGADAVYLMCSHGDIIKSLVADALGLHLDLFQRISVEPCSITAIRYTRLRPFLVRLGDTGDFASLAPREVPPADDAPVGGGAGAP, encoded by the coding sequence ATGCCCACGCTGATCCTCGTCCGGCACGGACGATCCACCGCCAACACCGAGGGACTGCTCGCCGGGTGGACACCCGGTGTCGCCCTGGACGAGCGCGGCCGGACGCAGGCCGCCGCGCTGCCCCAGCGGCTCGCCGCCCTGCCCCTCGCCGAGATCGTCAGCAGCCCCCTCCAGCGCTGCCAGGAGACCCTCCAGCCCCTCCTGGACGCCCGGCCCGGACTCACCGCGCACACCGACGAGCGGATCGGGGAGTGCCATTACGGCGACTGGTCCGGCCGCAAGCTCGCCGAACTCGGGGACGAGCCCCTGATGGAGGTCGTCCAGGCCCACCCCTCCGCGGCCGCGTTCCCCGGCGGCGAGTCGATGCGCGCGATGCAGACCCGCGCCGCCGAGGCCGTACGGGAGTGGAACGCGCGCGTGGAGCGCGACCACGGCGCCGACGCCGTCTACCTCATGTGCTCGCACGGCGACATCATCAAGTCGCTCGTCGCGGACGCGCTCGGACTCCATCTCGACCTCTTCCAGAGGATCTCCGTCGAACCGTGTTCCATCACCGCGATCCGTTACACCCGTCTGCGCCCATTTCTCGTACGCCTCGGCGACACCGGTGATTTCGCGTCCCTGGCGCCGCGCGAGGTGCCCCCGGCGGACGACGCCCCGGTCGGGGGTGGTGCGGGCGCACCGTGA
- a CDS encoding DUF3090 domain-containing protein — translation MSRQVFLYDPPDRFVAGTVGLPGRRTFFLQATAGSRVTSVALEKTQVAALAERMDELLDEVVRRSGGNASVPAMAPTEISDTAPLDAPVEEEFRVGTMALAWDGEEQRMIVEAQALVELDADSDEDLAEAEERLLQDEENGPPMLRVRLTGVQARAFAKRALDVVNAGRPPCPLCSLPLDPEGHVCPRQNGYRRGA, via the coding sequence GTGTCCCGTCAGGTGTTCCTCTACGACCCCCCGGACCGCTTCGTGGCCGGTACGGTCGGGCTGCCCGGACGCCGTACGTTCTTCCTCCAGGCCACCGCCGGCTCCCGGGTGACCAGTGTGGCCCTGGAGAAGACCCAGGTCGCCGCCCTCGCCGAACGCATGGACGAACTGCTCGACGAGGTCGTGCGGCGCAGCGGCGGCAACGCCTCCGTGCCGGCCATGGCGCCCACCGAGATCTCCGACACCGCCCCGCTGGACGCCCCCGTCGAGGAGGAGTTCCGCGTCGGCACCATGGCGCTGGCCTGGGACGGTGAGGAACAGCGCATGATCGTCGAGGCCCAGGCCCTCGTGGAGCTCGACGCCGACTCCGACGAGGACCTCGCCGAGGCCGAGGAACGCCTCCTCCAGGACGAGGAGAACGGCCCCCCGATGCTGCGGGTCCGGCTCACCGGCGTACAGGCCAGGGCCTTCGCCAAGCGGGCCCTGGACGTCGTCAACGCCGGACGGCCGCCCTGCCCGCTGTGCAGTCTCCCGCTCGACCCGGAAGGACACGTATGTCCGCGCCAGAACGGATACCGCCGCGGAGCGTGA
- a CDS encoding SCO1664 family protein, with translation MSAPERIPPRSVTTAELLTLGELTVRGQIRDASNAVLYCSVTHDGQEALCVYKPVRGERPLWDFPDGTLAQREVAAYEVSEATGWDLVPPTVLRDGPYGEGMVQLWIEGAPGAELLALVDGEEPEPGWKAIAFAEVGEGRTALLVHADDERLRRLAVLDAVINNADRKGGHLLPAGDRLYGIDHGVTFNVDNKLRTLLWGWAGEPLTGEAVDVLKALREALGAEGALAARLAVLITPAELDATRARVDELLATGKHPEPSGEWPAIPWPPV, from the coding sequence ATGTCCGCGCCAGAACGGATACCGCCGCGGAGCGTGACCACGGCAGAACTGCTCACCCTCGGTGAGCTGACGGTGCGCGGACAGATCCGGGACGCCTCCAACGCGGTGCTGTACTGCTCCGTCACCCACGACGGCCAGGAGGCCCTCTGCGTCTACAAGCCCGTCCGCGGCGAGCGCCCCCTGTGGGACTTCCCGGACGGCACCCTCGCCCAGCGCGAGGTCGCCGCCTACGAGGTGTCCGAGGCGACCGGCTGGGACCTCGTACCGCCCACCGTGCTGCGCGACGGACCCTACGGCGAGGGCATGGTCCAGCTGTGGATCGAGGGCGCGCCCGGCGCCGAGCTGCTCGCCCTGGTCGACGGCGAGGAACCCGAGCCCGGCTGGAAGGCCATCGCCTTCGCCGAGGTCGGCGAAGGCAGGACCGCGCTCCTGGTGCACGCCGACGACGAACGGCTGCGCCGGCTCGCCGTCCTCGACGCCGTCATCAACAACGCGGACCGCAAGGGCGGCCATCTGCTGCCCGCCGGGGACCGCCTCTACGGCATCGACCACGGCGTCACCTTCAACGTCGACAACAAGCTGCGCACCCTTCTGTGGGGCTGGGCGGGCGAGCCCCTGACGGGGGAGGCGGTCGACGTCCTCAAGGCCCTCAGGGAGGCGCTGGGCGCCGAGGGAGCCCTGGCCGCGCGTCTCGCCGTACTCATCACACCCGCCGAACTCGACGCCACGCGCGCGCGGGTCGACGAACTCCTCGCCACCGGAAAGCATCCTGAGCCGAGCGGTGAGTGGCCGGCCATTCCCTGGCCGCCGGTGTAG
- the mshC gene encoding cysteine--1-D-myo-inosityl 2-amino-2-deoxy-alpha-D-glucopyranoside ligase translates to MHAWPASEVPALPGQGRDLRIHDTATGGLVPLDPGPVARIYVCGITPYDATHMGHAATYNAFDLVQRVWLDTKRQVHYVQNVTDVDDPLLERAERDAVDWVALAEKETALFREDMTALRMLPPKHYIGAVEAIPGIVPLVERLRDAGAAYELEGDIYFSVESDPNFGKVSNLDAAAMRLLSAERGGDPDRVGKKNPLDPMLWMAARPGEPSWDGGSLGRGRPGWHIECVAIALDHLGMTFDVQGGGSDLAFPHHEMGASHAQVLTGEFPMAKAYVHAGMVALHGEKMSKSKGNLVFVSALRRDGVDPAAIRLALLAHHYRADWEWTDQVLADAVARLGRWRAAVSRPDGPSAEALVEEIREALANDLDAPAALAAVDRWAALQEESGGTDESAPGVVSRAVDALLGVAL, encoded by the coding sequence ATGCATGCCTGGCCCGCTTCCGAGGTCCCCGCCCTGCCTGGTCAGGGCCGCGACCTGAGGATCCACGACACCGCGACCGGCGGTCTGGTCCCCCTCGACCCCGGTCCCGTCGCCCGTATCTACGTCTGCGGCATCACGCCGTACGACGCCACCCACATGGGGCACGCGGCGACGTACAACGCGTTCGACCTCGTGCAGCGCGTGTGGCTCGACACCAAGCGGCAGGTTCACTACGTCCAGAACGTCACCGACGTCGACGACCCGCTCCTGGAGCGCGCCGAGCGGGACGCCGTCGACTGGGTCGCCCTCGCCGAGAAGGAGACGGCCCTCTTCCGCGAGGACATGACCGCTCTGAGGATGCTCCCGCCGAAGCACTACATCGGTGCCGTCGAGGCGATACCCGGGATCGTTCCGCTGGTGGAGCGACTGCGGGACGCGGGCGCCGCCTACGAGCTCGAAGGGGACATCTACTTCTCCGTCGAGTCCGACCCGAACTTCGGCAAGGTGTCCAACCTCGACGCTGCGGCCATGCGGCTGCTGTCCGCCGAGCGCGGCGGCGACCCGGACCGGGTGGGCAAGAAGAACCCGCTCGACCCGATGCTGTGGATGGCCGCCCGACCGGGCGAGCCGAGCTGGGACGGCGGCTCGCTCGGCCGTGGACGCCCCGGCTGGCACATCGAGTGCGTCGCCATCGCCCTGGACCACCTCGGCATGACCTTCGACGTCCAGGGCGGCGGCTCCGACCTCGCCTTCCCGCACCACGAGATGGGCGCCTCCCACGCCCAGGTGCTGACCGGCGAGTTCCCCATGGCCAAGGCGTACGTCCACGCCGGCATGGTCGCCCTGCACGGCGAGAAGATGTCCAAGTCCAAGGGCAACCTGGTCTTCGTCTCCGCGCTGCGCCGCGACGGCGTGGACCCCGCCGCCATCCGGCTCGCCCTCCTCGCCCACCACTACCGGGCCGACTGGGAGTGGACCGACCAGGTGCTGGCGGACGCCGTCGCCCGTCTCGGACGCTGGCGTGCCGCCGTCTCCCGGCCCGACGGCCCGTCCGCCGAGGCCCTCGTCGAGGAGATCCGCGAGGCCCTCGCGAACGACCTCGACGCCCCGGCAGCGCTCGCCGCGGTCGACCGCTGGGCCGCCCTCCAGGAGGAGTCGGGCGGCACGGACGAGAGCGCCCCCGGTGTCGTCTCCCGCGCGGTGGACGCGCTGCTGGGCGTCGCGCTGTAG
- a CDS encoding SMP-30/gluconolactonase/LRE family protein gives MAPTARSFARRRLLTGAAALTGAAFLGGTAGGTAHAAGTAKPAWPDQFPLPDGFQPEGITIGDKPFAYFGSLVGGDIYRASLATGRGSVVSKGLGAGHPTVGLKIGHGRLFLAGGDSAEIRTVDLRSGAIEKVYATGGTFVNDVILTPGAAWFTDSFKAQLYRVALSKHGEPGALTTLPLSGDWVQGDDFTANGIERTPDGRALLVVNCFADGGTLMRVDPRTGAARAVDLGGVKLPNGDGMLLLGRTFYVVQQAQNAIDVFRLNAAGTKGTAITRITDPRFRIPTTAAAWGDRIYLPNARFDVEQPTPDTDYDAVAVPQV, from the coding sequence GTGGCACCCACAGCACGTTCCTTCGCACGTAGAAGACTTCTCACCGGAGCCGCGGCGCTGACCGGAGCAGCGTTCCTCGGCGGCACCGCGGGCGGCACGGCGCACGCGGCCGGAACAGCGAAACCCGCCTGGCCCGACCAGTTCCCGCTGCCCGACGGCTTCCAGCCCGAGGGCATCACCATCGGCGACAAGCCCTTCGCCTACTTCGGCTCCCTGGTGGGCGGCGACATCTACCGCGCGAGCCTCGCCACCGGCCGCGGCTCCGTCGTCAGCAAGGGCCTCGGCGCCGGACACCCCACCGTCGGCCTGAAGATCGGCCACGGCAGGCTGTTCCTCGCCGGCGGCGACAGCGCGGAGATCCGCACGGTGGACCTCCGCTCGGGCGCCATCGAGAAGGTGTACGCCACCGGCGGCACCTTCGTGAACGACGTGATCCTCACCCCGGGCGCGGCCTGGTTCACCGACTCCTTCAAGGCCCAGCTCTACCGCGTGGCCCTCAGCAAGCACGGCGAGCCCGGGGCCCTGACGACCCTGCCCCTGTCCGGCGACTGGGTCCAGGGCGACGACTTCACCGCCAACGGCATCGAGCGCACCCCCGACGGCCGCGCCCTGCTCGTGGTGAACTGCTTCGCCGACGGCGGCACCCTCATGCGGGTCGACCCGCGCACCGGAGCCGCCCGCGCCGTCGACCTCGGCGGCGTCAAACTCCCCAACGGGGACGGCATGTTGCTGCTCGGCCGGACCTTCTACGTCGTCCAGCAGGCGCAGAACGCCATCGACGTCTTCCGGCTCAACGCGGCGGGCACCAAGGGCACGGCGATCACCCGGATCACCGACCCCCGCTTCCGCATCCCGACGACCGCGGCGGCCTGGGGCGACCGGATCTATCTGCCCAACGCCCGCTTCGACGTGGAGCAGCCGACACCGGACACCGACTACGACGCGGTGGCCGTACCGCAGGTGTGA